In Vulpes lagopus strain Blue_001 chromosome 1, ASM1834538v1, whole genome shotgun sequence, a genomic segment contains:
- the CCDC54 gene encoding coiled-coil domain-containing protein 54 yields the protein MYRLQTKRVKAAAGQMWTSNLSKIRRSLKNVYHKYKNQHPDSTRDPTSTSYDCDKDDITTDEEMSLRAMLQDIKTAQIELVSQLTDIVSVVSKIQEKIDFYQKQIEILETRMNINEDKQGTITKDIFSMKKDINALKKKVTELENQNSCSTIHCLEVPEGERGKEIIEQLHKLIQPETLKNTLASTEYGISSAEPENVPSYPELTDHLEEKTISPKVKTLGKNNHQNALRSFKKAKSNIYIYPDFSTWIKLTFVHGGKWRFFLSATELEEFIQWLLSRPAISPEEPQLVTQRYCPFTGLISSLTTFCLSVFNYIYCFFGSSKEEVTRL from the coding sequence atGTACAGACTTCAAACCAAAAGGGTAAAAGCTGCTGCTGGGCAGATGTGGACTTCAAATCTCTCCAAGATCAGACgatctcttaaaaatgtttaccATAAATATAAGAACCAGCACCCAGATTCAACTAGAGATCCAACCTCGACTTCCTATGATTGTGATAAAGATGACATCACTACTGATGAAGAAATGAGTCTTAGAGCAATGCTCCAAGATATTAAAACTGCCCAAATTGAACTCGTCAGCCAACTGACTGACATTGTCAGTGTAGTATCCAAAATCCAGGAAAAGATTGACTTTTATCAGAAGCAGATAGAGATCCTGGAAACCAGAATGAATATTAATGAAGACAAACAAGGCACAATAACTAAAGATATCTTCTCAATGAAAAAGGACATCAATGCTTTAAAGAAGAAGGTGACAGAACTAGAAAACCAGAATTCTTGCTCCACCATACATTGTTTAgaagttccagaaggagaaaggggTAAAGAGATCATAGAACAACTTCACAAACTCATACAACCAGAAACTCTGAAGAACACCTTGGCTTCTACAGAGTATGGAATCTCTTCAGCAGAACCAGAAAACGTGCCCAGTTATCCTGAGCTCACTGATCATCTTGAAGAGAAAACAATTTCCCCCAAAGTTAAAACTCTGGGAAAAAATAACCATCAAAATGCATTAAGAAGCTTTAAGAAAGCAaagtcaaatatttatatttacccAGACTTTAGTACATGGATCAAGCTAACTTTTGTCCATGGAGGAAAGTGGAGATTTTTCCTCAGTGCTACAGAGTTAGAAGAATTCATCCAATGGCTTCTTTCTAGGCCAGCCATCTCTCCTGAGGAACCACAACTTGTAACCCAGAGATATTGTCCATTCACTGGGCTTATTTCAAGTTTGACTAcattctgtctctctgttttcaactatatttactgtttttttggTTCCTCAAAAGAAGAAGTAACTCGACTATAG